The window TTCGAGTGGTTGCTGGATCTTCAACTAGAGCTGGTCAAGACGCATTACAGGCAGGCTACATGGTGAAATTGATCAAATCGTCTCAATGGTTAAAAGTTGCACATCATTCGGCAATTGTGAAAAAGTTGCACATCATTCGGCAATCGTCTCAATTGTCAACAATCTGGACCCAGGATGATAAATTTTACAGTTTCTGAGTGATTGTGTTTGTTATGATGTATGTATATTTGATTTATGTTTGTGAAAGGTTTAGGTGTAGGTGTAGGTATGGGTCATGATACAGTATGCATTTAGACTTGTTGCATACTATGTTTGTAAAACTCTTCGTGTGTAGGTGGGGTGTTGATCATATATCTCACCCACTGTATTATCTAAAATCTGTTCATTTGTATATAATACAaagttgctttaaaaaaaaaaaatatataaaaaaacaaatacTTACTCCatcccaaatctattgtccccaattaaaaaaaaatatatatatatagtttaagaacTATCATAATTACATTGTACTTTTTGTTTACTTTCTTACCCCTTACTTTTTACCCAATTTTTTGTCTTGCAGGATAAAATAGAACTTCACatctttattacggagtattatgtaTTTATGTAAGTGGACGATTAATTTAATACctgacaatagatttgggacggagggaatAACACCTATTTTGGTAATGAGAAGAAACGTTAATATACTAAACCTGTGGGCGAGCCCTCGGGTCCAAGCGAAAATTGAGGCAATGCTGTTTGTGCTAGTTTCTCCACCCCTTTGGTGCACCCGGTAATGACGTGTCACAGTCCCATGAGCTGCTTCGGCTTCAATGGTCTTCCCATCAGGACACACCTACAACCAGATTTCGTACATCAGAATCCATTCGGAACGAACACATTACAAAGCACTAACTCAAATTGATCTCATGGTTCATTTGTAAAAAAAATGATACAAAAATAAATAGTTAGGTATCAAGAGCAGGTAAAAGAGCAACCAAATAAGAAAGAAAATTACCAGGACGGACGTCATTAGTCCAAGAGATCCGAAACCTGAAgataaagaaaataaaataaataaaaaaactcgtGACATCATAATCCTTTGTGTACGGCCCGATTACAAAGGCTACCAAAGTATAATGCGTACCTTGAGCTAAGAAATCACTTTGGACATCACCATCGTAGTTTTTGCAGGCCCATACATAACCTCCATCACTCTTAAGAGCATAAGCAACCATATCGTCGATTAGACGGTGTTCATACCTGTGAATAGTTGCAAGAAGATGACGTAAGTTTTGTTAAAACAAACAAGAAATTCAGAAAACTTGTTGAGTAACTCACCATATCCTAGCAGCCTCAAACTTTGACTTCCAATTCTTTTCATAAACTTCTTGGAATATGTCCTTAAACCTTTATCAAACGAAAGAAAGATGATCAAACAAATATCAAATATGCGCTTTCTATACACACATACACAACAAATCTTCACATATTCATGACAAAATGTGATTAAAAGATTTGAAAAGTGAAGAAAAAATAATGTAATGTAATGCACCTTCCATCATATTTCTTCAGAATGGTGTTCTTTGTGCTTAAATAAAGTGGCCATTTTTTCAGGTAAGCCGTGTTCATTGATGCCTCAGCGAAAGAAGTAATGGACTAATCATGATGTGATGAAGCACATAAATGTTAGACTTGATATTGACCATAATAAAGGGGAAAAAAAGACTAAAATGACCCTTATTATATAAAATACACACCTCATCAGTATTGTACATTGACAAAGCTACCCCTCCAGCACCAGTGAAGTTATAAACCTCTAACTCTGTCGTTTCACCCTGTCCTTCAGGAACTGATGCacgaatttatataattatatattatattatattttatataactatagTTAAGGTGCTTATTTAAAGAAAACGATATATTAACAAACACAAACTCTTTATGTAGTAAAAGGAATTATAAAAACTTCTTATGCATGTGAAAACACTTAGAATGACTGTCTGACATATTTGACCCATTCATatataaatgggtcaaaattgccacgACTACTTAAAACCAAGTATCGAGGAAAGTAGTAACCATACCAAAAACCATCTTCAATTTTCCAGGTCCTTTAATCACTGCATCGGTAGCTTTGTACTGATCACCAAACGCATGTCTTCCAATGCATATTGGCTTTGTCCATCCTACACATAAAAAACCATTGTAACTACACgccatccaaactattaaataaaaataaaaaaaaaaacaacaacaacaacagaattAATAATCACCTGGAATCAACCTGGGGATGTTTTTGCACAGAATTGGTTCCCTAAAGACAGTCCCTACGCCAATCAAAAAAGAAGCTCGTAACATCAAAATCTATATGCGCAATGCAGACAATACGTACATCTTTTCAACTAATAACAACACTAACCATTTAAAATATTCCTGATCGTCCCATTTGGACTCTTCCACATACTCTTCAAAGTAAACTCCTTCATACGAGCCTCGTCTATAACAAGACAACATTATCGATTTTCAACATACAGATGTTTAATGATATACTTAGAGTAAGAGTAAATTGAATATACTATATACGTACCTGGAGTAATGGTAGCACACTTAATAGCAACATTGTACCTAAATTTGTATTACATATAAATATGATATAGCaaatcaaaataaaaaataaataaaaataaaaacatgctTAAACGTCATGGACTTACTTAAGAGTAGCTTCGGCACTTTCGATAGTAACTTTATCATCAGTTGCATCACGATTAAGAAGACCAAGGTCATAATATTTGATGTCTAGATCTAAGAAAGGAAAGATGAGCTGCAATACATTCACATATATATAAGCACGATTATAAAATGAGTATTTCGCCTTTTTTATACAactatctataatatatatatatatatatatatatatatatatatatatatatatatatatatatatatatatatatatatatatatatatatatgatatgatgcATATGCATAATAGTAAGGTACAGACATCATGCTGCAATGTTGAAAGTGCACTTGTATGTATATGAACCGTttttatcatatattatatttatttatttttttttaaatataatataataagtaaaaatgaaagaaaaaaaaaaaaaaaaaagagagagagagagagagagagagagagaaaagaaaACAATAAATCTATTCACTTTTGTGTTTAATCTATAAAAATTTCTCTCTTATAGTTTAAACAAGTGGGAAATACCCGGGTTGCTGCGGGAAATAATATCGCTATATACCTTAAACAATTTTTCAATAGTTTATAATTACAAAACGTACATTGACGATTGGtactgttagtacgattttccgtatagcggctgtaagtaCAGAAaagtagctgctcagcgtgtggcgtataatgttaattgttgtttgccctcgagaaattatctttgcagacccggaacacggatggatGATCCGtgaggtggcctcaatcaatctgaggatcaatctggaattgatccgtatagcgtattgctgctaagcgggtaatgtatgtttagagtgagaaagaactgtgtgagagagaaagtgtacttctctctgactgaagttcagatcagaatgatgtgaaatgtggtgacccagggggtctatttataggcgtagaatgtccgaaattcacgggatacacgtgtcaatcactgaatggttctggtacgtgaagtatccggaatgtagGTGGCGTATGCTGATGtagctgcgtgccgttcacgcgctgagttaaagggcttatgcatagaagctaccTGCAGGGCTTAAgtttgacgctgggcggcctgctaaaCGCTGGGCGGCAAATGCTGAAAACCACCAAATTTAGTTATCTCgtgtgctctttgatcgagttttctgtataaaaatgatgtttttatgcgtgtatcctctaggatacaccattaaatccccccagtttaatgtctttatttttgtaaaaaataaagtcattaaactaaaaaataagTAATGCCTTTTTTCTGGGGAACAAGAACCTGCTGTAGCCGAACTTTCTCTGCCATGTCAGTTACTTTTTGATTATGACCTGCAGAAAGTACCTTTTTGAAATTTGAATTTCATTTTCAATTAAATTTATTTCTCCCGCATTTTTGTACGCCCGACACGTGGTAGTATATCAACCATGCGATTAACCGTCAGCTGTTCATCTTCTGCTTGTTATGTAATACCCAATTTGTACTGTGTCATATTTACTTCAATCTGAATTTATTTCCTTCATCTACCTTAAACTTCTGTCACAAAATTCCTTTCTTAACTTCCCAATCAATGGCTATTTTTAATGTTGAAGATATTCCAAGCAGAATTTCTTCAACTTAACTTGATCGTGTCAGAGTTGCATTTCTCAAATTTTTTGGTGCCGATGCTACTGTTCCAGGCCCACATGATCGTGCTTGTCACCCTCCTTCTGGAAAGGTTGCTATTTACGGCCGTGCTCTATACTTTTCTCACCTTCGTATTCCTTTTACGAAATTCTACTTAGATGTTTGCTGCTTCTATGGTGTTAGTGTTGGACAATTTGAGCCTATGTCTATTCGTAAAATCATGCTGTTCGAGATGTATTGTATGGCTCGAAATATTACCCCCTCTGTTCGTCTTTTTTCTAATCTTGCAACCATAAAACGTTATGATAAAGGATGGTTTTGTCTTACTCTTGATGGATTTTTGCTTAATTCTGGTGATACAAATGAGAATTGGCAGAGTTCGTTTTTCTTTATTAATAAGTTATCCCCACTTATTGCCTTCAAGCTAGTTATTGGCGTACATCGCTTGATCCCCCTAAAGTTATTCATCCAAGAATAACATCCGAGGAACGAAAAATATTAAATGCGATTAAAAAAGAGAGAATTCCAAACCGTCACTATCCAGAACATATGCTCTCTTTATGCTCCCTTAATGCTGAATGGGATGCAGAAACTCGTGGCTGTGCCATTGTTATGTTGAAAAATAAAGGTATATTCTGATTAAAATTTTGTTATGTAATTGTCATTATCTGTGTAATAATTACTGTATGTTTGTGATCTTAGTGATTACTCCACTCGCCGCTTTGCGTTACACCAGATTTAATGATCTGCAATTTTTATCTGAAAAATTGGCTGATGAGACGCTGGAGAATAGTTTGTGTGAAAATGAgcttgaggatgatgatgatgtgcCTTTAAGTCGACCAAATTCAAGGAAACGTCGTGCTGCTGGTAATCTTTCTTTTGAATCAATTGCAGAAGAAAACCTTTATTGCTTTTTCCACTTGCCTAGCAATGGTGGTTATTATAATGTTGATCCTGATAAATATCTAATATTGAATTGTGAATCTTCTTTTCTGAACTGGAAAAACTTCTTGAATAACAACTGTTATTTTAATTCAACCATGACAGCGGAAGAAGGAGCACTGAGGAAACTTGCTCTTCCGCCCTCCGCTGAGCATATCAGAGCAAGGGAAAGTAGTTCACAAATTAGCATTCCTAATTTGGATACTGGTGGGTTAACAACTCTCCTAGCTGGTCCTCCTGGCAATTATGAGGATTTTATGAAGTATCTTGAAGCAATGTTGTCGCCTTCACTTATTAAATTCTTTGAGAGTTTATCAGATGGTGATGCCCGAAAATGTCAAGTACAAGGCATTATTTTTAATATTGCGTCTGAATTCAATAATCTGAAGCGTTTGGAACGTTCTGACCAAGTGCATCGTGACAAATCTGAAAAAATTGAAAGAGACGCAGAGGCACTGAAAATTGCCAAGCTTGAATTAGAGGCTGCTGTTGccgctgtaacatcccgcctttttccgttaaatttatttttaacaccgtctttttcttttaaataatacctttcgttatttaaattcgtagtttccgttggctaacgttcataataattccgtcatttaattataacatctctcgttaacttgcgttttaaaaatattcgatcggttaaatcccacacccgctttgaaactcgagggaccggagttgccaaatgggcaaactagttgactaggtcaactagtcaacccatttcaccaccattcaatctctccacctctctctctttctctctatcaagaacacacacacaaacaccaaattcaatcattcatcatctaaattcgatctaggaggcttacaacaaaacaaattacatatttggaatcctctcttcatcctctacaatttggtaccaacttcatctcgtttgggtaacatttctaaaactctagatttctctaaattcgtgtttttgatttgaaattgtgttagttagtgtctatggctcgtgtctagcatgaatatatgatttacttgctcgatttgttgttttgagtaactagtttgaacatttgaaatgggtttgcttaatcttgcatttcggaagattaaatgttgtttgattgttaaagttcatgttttaattgtgttactagtatcactagcttcgttttgatgcgtaggttgattaagaaaacttcaaaaacatgaatattgatttttgcggattttggttagggtttgatagacttaaaacgagcttttgatgtttcgaatgccatgaaatgttattagtaagtgtttagttgtaatgtatgcttcattaccttcaaaacggcatatcgtatgtgtaaat of the Rutidosis leptorrhynchoides isolate AG116_Rl617_1_P2 chromosome 5, CSIRO_AGI_Rlap_v1, whole genome shotgun sequence genome contains:
- the LOC139847520 gene encoding isocitrate dehydrogenase [NADP]-like — translated: MGFSKIKVANPIVEMDGDEMTRVFWESIKNKLIFPFLDLDIKYYDLGLLNRDATDDKVTIESAEATLKYNVAIKCATITPDEARMKEFTLKSMWKSPNGTIRNILNGTVFREPILCKNIPRLIPGWTKPICIGRHAFGDQYKATDAVIKGPGKLKMVFVPEGQGETTELEVYNFTGAGGVALSMYNTDESITSFAEASMNTAYLKKWPLYLSTKNTILKKYDGRFKDIFQEVYEKNWKSKFEAARIWYEHRLIDDMVAYALKSDGGYVWACKNYDGDVQSDFLAQGFGSLGLMTSVLVCPDGKTIEAEAAHGTVTRHYRVHQRGGETSTNSIASIFAWTRGLAHRAKLDENAKLLDFTEKLEAACIGVVESGKMTKDLALIIHGSKLSREHYLNTEEFIDAVADELKAKLSA